In Corynebacterium endometrii, one DNA window encodes the following:
- a CDS encoding cold-shock protein, which produces MPIGKVKWFDAEKGFGFASNPGNEDVFVGRAVLPEGVDELHPGQRIEFDFAAGRRGPQALRVKVLDSPRRKHGPSRKPEELGSMLADVMTMLETHVQPALDAGRYPERKTGRQVAEILRAIAKDLDA; this is translated from the coding sequence GTGCCAATCGGCAAGGTGAAGTGGTTTGACGCTGAGAAGGGGTTTGGTTTTGCATCCAACCCTGGAAACGAGGATGTCTTCGTTGGTCGAGCTGTGCTGCCTGAAGGTGTAGATGAGCTCCACCCCGGCCAACGCATAGAGTTTGATTTCGCCGCCGGACGCCGCGGCCCACAGGCGCTGCGGGTCAAGGTGCTAGATAGCCCCCGCCGCAAGCATGGGCCCAGCCGGAAGCCGGAGGAATTGGGCAGCATGCTCGCAGACGTGATGACTATGCTGGAAACGCACGTGCAGCCGGCGCTGGATGCCGGCCGCTATCCGGAACGCAAGACCGGCCGCCAGGTGGCCGAGATCCTGCGCGCCATCGCTAAGGATCTTGACGCCTAG